One genomic segment of Nocardioides cavernaquae includes these proteins:
- a CDS encoding TetR/AcrR family transcriptional regulator, with amino-acid sequence MLTVDARADRRRAELAESALQTLSELGYARTSVRDIAQKSEYSHGVLHYYFKDKAELIAEAVRLYKTQCAQRYDGVIAASTTAEELLDGFCLKLVESLVEDANYHRLWYDFRVQGMYVEGYQDAVLQIDALLEDMIWRVVSRYAELAGREVGLPSVVIYGCLDGVFQKSLLDYLAGREGIGEALAATARGALPLFLAPA; translated from the coding sequence GTGCTGACCGTGGATGCGCGGGCTGATCGTCGCCGCGCCGAGCTTGCCGAGTCGGCCCTGCAGACGCTGAGCGAGCTGGGTTACGCCCGCACCAGCGTGCGCGACATCGCGCAGAAATCGGAGTACTCCCACGGAGTCCTGCACTACTACTTCAAGGACAAGGCCGAGCTGATCGCCGAGGCCGTCCGGCTCTACAAGACCCAGTGCGCCCAGCGCTACGACGGCGTCATCGCGGCCTCCACCACTGCCGAGGAGCTGCTCGACGGCTTCTGCCTCAAGCTCGTCGAGTCGCTGGTCGAGGACGCCAACTACCACCGCCTCTGGTACGACTTCCGCGTCCAGGGGATGTACGTCGAGGGCTACCAGGACGCCGTCCTGCAGATCGATGCGCTGCTCGAGGACATGATCTGGCGCGTCGTCTCCCGCTACGCCGAGCTGGCCGGCCGCGAGGTCGGGCTCCCGTCGGTCGTCATCTACGGCTGCCTCGACGGGGTCTTCCAGAAGTCGCTGCTCGACTACCTGGCCGGCCGCGAGGGCATCGGTGAGGCACTGGCGGCGACCGCTCGCGGTGCGTTGCCACTGTTCCTGGCCCCTGCCTGA
- the leuS gene encoding leucine--tRNA ligase: MTEQTPTPHADEPASYDVEATQAKWQERWDKLDLFTADEAVVRSGEREKRYALTMFPYPSGDLHMGHAEVMALHDVIARYWWQQGHEVMNPMGWDSFGLPAENAAIKRNEHPATYTYANIETQYQSFKKYGISFDWSRRLHTSDEEYYHWTQWLFLKFRERGLAYRKNSAVNWCPNDQTVLANEQVVDGACERCGAEVTKRDLTQWYFKVTEYAQRLLDDMAPLEGRWPDRVLTAQRNWIGRSEGAHVDFDLNLADGSTQTVTVYTTRPDTLFGATFMVVAADAALATEIVAPSQADALAAYVVEVRKENDISRLATDKPKTGVDLGVTAVNPVTGEQIPVWAADYVLADYGTGAIMAVPAHDQRDLDFARAFDLPVRRVIDVPGAENPEESGIATAGNGVYVNSGSLDGLDDKAAGIRATIDLLEERKTGSGAVNFRLRDWLLSRQRFWGCPIPIIHCEKCGEVPVPEDQLPVVLPELTGAELKPKGTSPLAAATDWVNVDCPSCGGPAKRDTDTMDTFVDSSWYFLRYCSPKFEGGPFDPADVKLWGPVDQYVGGLEHAVLHLLYSRFFTKVLHDMGMIDFVEPFTALLGQGVVINEGKKMSKSLGNGVNLGEQIDKFGVDAVRLTLVFASPPEDNIDWADVSPEASLKFLKRAWRLSGDVTSEPGTSVDGGDVALRRVTHKTVHECTDLLERHRFNVVVARTMELVNATRKAIDSGCGAADPAVREAVETVAILLSLVAPYTAEEMWERLGHEPSVAKAGWPVVDESLLVADTVTAIVQIQGKVRARLEVAPSISEADLEALALADAGVQRALEGKQVRKVIVKAPKLVNIVAG, encoded by the coding sequence ATGACCGAGCAGACCCCCACGCCCCACGCCGACGAGCCCGCGTCGTACGACGTCGAGGCGACGCAGGCGAAGTGGCAGGAGCGCTGGGACAAGCTCGACCTGTTCACCGCCGACGAGGCAGTCGTGCGCTCGGGTGAGCGCGAGAAGCGCTACGCGCTGACGATGTTCCCCTACCCCTCGGGTGACCTGCACATGGGTCACGCCGAGGTCATGGCGCTGCACGACGTCATCGCGCGCTACTGGTGGCAGCAGGGTCACGAGGTCATGAACCCGATGGGCTGGGACTCGTTCGGCCTCCCCGCGGAGAACGCCGCGATCAAGCGCAACGAGCACCCCGCGACGTACACCTACGCCAACATCGAGACGCAGTACCAGTCGTTCAAGAAGTACGGCATCAGCTTCGACTGGTCACGCCGGCTGCACACCTCCGACGAGGAGTACTACCACTGGACGCAGTGGCTCTTCCTGAAGTTCCGTGAGCGGGGCCTGGCCTACCGCAAGAACTCGGCCGTCAACTGGTGCCCCAACGACCAGACCGTGCTGGCCAACGAGCAGGTCGTCGACGGTGCGTGCGAGCGCTGTGGCGCCGAGGTCACCAAGCGCGACCTCACGCAGTGGTACTTCAAGGTCACCGAGTACGCCCAGCGCCTGCTCGACGACATGGCGCCGCTCGAGGGTCGCTGGCCCGACCGCGTGCTGACCGCCCAGCGCAACTGGATCGGCCGCTCCGAGGGTGCGCACGTCGACTTCGACCTGAACCTGGCCGACGGTTCGACGCAGACCGTGACCGTCTACACGACCCGTCCCGACACGCTCTTCGGCGCCACCTTCATGGTCGTCGCTGCTGACGCTGCGCTGGCCACCGAGATCGTCGCGCCCTCGCAGGCGGACGCGCTGGCGGCGTACGTCGTCGAGGTGCGCAAGGAGAACGACATCTCCCGCCTCGCGACCGACAAGCCGAAGACCGGTGTCGACCTCGGCGTCACCGCCGTCAACCCGGTCACCGGTGAGCAGATCCCTGTGTGGGCAGCCGATTACGTGCTCGCCGACTACGGCACCGGCGCGATCATGGCCGTGCCCGCGCACGACCAGCGCGACCTCGACTTCGCCCGCGCCTTCGACCTCCCCGTACGCCGCGTGATCGACGTCCCCGGTGCGGAGAACCCCGAGGAGAGCGGCATCGCGACCGCCGGCAACGGTGTCTACGTCAACTCCGGCTCGCTTGACGGGCTCGATGACAAGGCCGCCGGCATCCGCGCCACGATCGACCTGCTCGAGGAGCGCAAGACCGGCAGCGGTGCGGTCAACTTCCGCCTGCGTGACTGGCTGCTCTCGCGCCAGCGTTTCTGGGGCTGCCCGATCCCGATCATCCACTGCGAGAAGTGTGGCGAGGTGCCGGTCCCCGAGGACCAGCTCCCCGTCGTGCTCCCGGAGCTGACCGGTGCCGAGCTCAAGCCCAAGGGCACCTCACCCCTGGCCGCCGCGACCGACTGGGTCAACGTCGACTGCCCTTCCTGTGGCGGACCGGCCAAGCGCGACACCGACACGATGGACACCTTCGTGGACTCGTCGTGGTACTTCCTGCGCTACTGCTCGCCGAAGTTCGAGGGGGGTCCGTTCGACCCCGCCGACGTGAAGCTGTGGGGACCCGTCGACCAGTACGTCGGCGGCCTCGAGCACGCGGTGCTCCACCTGCTCTACTCGCGCTTCTTCACCAAGGTCCTGCACGACATGGGGATGATCGACTTCGTCGAGCCGTTCACCGCGCTGCTGGGGCAGGGCGTCGTGATCAACGAGGGCAAGAAGATGTCCAAGTCGCTCGGCAACGGCGTCAACCTGGGTGAGCAGATCGACAAGTTCGGCGTCGACGCGGTCCGGCTGACGCTGGTCTTCGCCTCCCCGCCGGAGGACAACATCGACTGGGCCGACGTCTCGCCCGAGGCATCGCTGAAGTTCCTCAAGCGGGCCTGGCGCCTCTCGGGTGACGTGACCTCCGAGCCCGGCACCTCCGTCGACGGGGGAGATGTGGCGCTGCGCCGCGTCACCCACAAGACCGTCCACGAGTGCACCGACCTGCTCGAGCGCCACCGCTTCAACGTCGTCGTCGCGCGCACGATGGAGCTGGTCAACGCCACCCGCAAGGCCATCGACTCGGGCTGTGGTGCGGCCGACCCGGCCGTGCGCGAGGCCGTCGAGACGGTCGCGATCCTGCTGTCCCTCGTCGCGCCGTACACCGCCGAGGAGATGTGGGAGCGCCTCGGCCACGAGCCGTCCGTTGCGAAGGCTGGCTGGCCCGTCGTCGACGAGTCGCTGCTGGTCGCCGACACCGTCACCGCGATCGTGCAGATCCAGGGCAAGGTCCGGGCCCGGCTCGAGGTCGCCCCGTCGATCAGTGAAGCCGACCTCGAGGCTCTGGCCCTCGCGGACGCCGGCGTGCAGCGTGCCCTGGAGGGCAAGCAGGTGCGCAAGGTGATCGTGAAGGCGCCCAAGCTCGTGAACATCGTCGCCGGCTGA
- a CDS encoding DegV family protein, translating into MADSRPARRIAIVTDSTASLAPEVVAEHAITVVPVQVIIGATSYDDGMATPSMVAHALEHWTPVSTSRPNPSTFVEAYEKAVAAGATEIISLHISADLSGTFDSAKIAAKELKAQGVKVTVVDSRQTAFALGYAVLAAAHVVENGGSARTAVTAARARAAASASLFYVDTLEYLRRGGRVTAVAAILGGALSVKPLLRLAEGKIESFEKVRTAGKALARLEELAATHATSTLEGAPVTVTVGHLASPDRARVLAEKLAARLDVVGDVEIAELGAVLGAHVGPGMVAVAVAPAID; encoded by the coding sequence ATGGCTGACTCCAGGCCCGCGCGGCGCATCGCGATCGTCACCGACTCGACGGCCTCCCTGGCCCCCGAGGTGGTGGCGGAGCATGCCATCACGGTGGTCCCGGTGCAGGTGATCATCGGCGCGACGTCGTACGACGACGGCATGGCGACGCCGTCGATGGTGGCGCACGCGCTCGAGCACTGGACCCCGGTCTCGACCTCGCGGCCCAACCCGTCGACGTTCGTCGAGGCCTATGAGAAGGCCGTCGCGGCGGGAGCGACCGAGATCATCTCGCTGCACATCTCCGCTGACCTGAGCGGCACCTTCGACTCGGCGAAGATCGCGGCCAAGGAGCTGAAGGCACAGGGCGTCAAGGTCACCGTCGTCGACAGCCGGCAGACCGCCTTCGCACTCGGGTACGCCGTGCTGGCGGCCGCCCACGTCGTCGAGAACGGCGGGTCCGCGCGCACGGCGGTCACCGCCGCTCGGGCCCGGGCTGCGGCCTCCGCATCGCTGTTCTACGTCGACACCCTCGAGTACCTGCGGCGCGGTGGACGGGTCACCGCCGTGGCCGCGATCCTTGGCGGTGCGCTGTCCGTGAAGCCGCTGCTCCGGCTCGCCGAGGGGAAGATCGAGTCGTTCGAGAAGGTCCGCACGGCAGGCAAGGCCCTTGCCCGCCTGGAGGAGCTCGCCGCCACGCACGCCACCTCGACCCTCGAGGGCGCACCGGTCACGGTGACCGTCGGCCACCTCGCCAGCCCCGATCGGGCGCGCGTGCTGGCGGAGAAGCTCGCTGCCCGCCTCGACGTGGTGGGTGACGTCGAGATCGCCGAGCTCGGTGCCGTGCTCGGTGCGCACGTCGGCCCGGGCATGGTCGCGGTCGCTGTCGCTCCGGCGATCGACTGA
- a CDS encoding helix-hairpin-helix domain-containing protein — protein sequence MGSRQDYDEALARRLALLRAELTGTLPPAKQVARDERPSQLDELLDGPPRESAREHTVEHPAPEEAGDAVGGVPLTTLPVPGRHASRRFAAPGWLPETALGPGPVAVVAVLLALGLAVTAWWVLRSRPEPVDAAVPVAAGIATPLAVPGTSVAPAPSAPAEVVVHVAGRVRRPGIVVLSPGARVIDALKAAGGSRPGVDLVGINLARPLVDGEQVLVGVGEPVPAVGSAGPAGAGSGVDAAGMVNLNTATPAELEELPGVGPVTAASIVTFREEHGSFTSVDELLDVSGIGEATLAEIAPHATV from the coding sequence ATGGGATCGCGGCAGGACTACGACGAAGCGCTGGCCCGACGGCTGGCGCTGTTGCGTGCGGAGCTGACCGGCACGCTGCCGCCAGCGAAGCAGGTTGCGCGGGACGAGCGCCCCAGTCAGCTCGACGAGTTGCTGGACGGGCCGCCGCGAGAGTCCGCGCGTGAGCACACCGTGGAGCACCCCGCGCCTGAGGAGGCTGGCGACGCCGTCGGGGGCGTGCCGCTCACGACGTTGCCGGTGCCCGGGCGCCATGCATCGCGCAGGTTCGCGGCGCCGGGGTGGCTTCCCGAGACCGCGCTGGGCCCGGGCCCGGTTGCAGTCGTCGCGGTGCTGCTCGCTCTCGGGCTGGCCGTGACCGCCTGGTGGGTGCTGCGCAGTCGCCCCGAGCCGGTCGACGCTGCAGTTCCCGTCGCGGCGGGGATCGCGACGCCGCTCGCCGTTCCGGGGACCAGTGTCGCGCCCGCGCCGAGCGCGCCGGCCGAGGTGGTGGTCCATGTGGCCGGTCGGGTCAGGCGGCCCGGCATCGTCGTGCTGAGTCCGGGCGCGCGGGTGATCGATGCGCTCAAGGCAGCCGGCGGTTCCCGGCCCGGCGTCGACCTGGTCGGGATCAACCTCGCGCGCCCGCTGGTCGACGGGGAGCAGGTGCTGGTCGGGGTGGGCGAGCCCGTGCCCGCAGTGGGATCCGCCGGCCCGGCCGGAGCGGGGAGCGGCGTGGATGCCGCGGGCATGGTCAACCTCAACACCGCCACCCCTGCCGAGCTCGAGGAGCTGCCCGGCGTCGGCCCGGTGACGGCCGCCTCGATCGTGACCTTTCGCGAGGAGCACGGCTCCTTCACGAGTGTCGACGAGCTGCTCGACGTCAGCGGCATCGGTGAGGCAACCCTCGCGGAGATCGCACCGCACGCCACGGTCTGA
- a CDS encoding ComEC/Rec2 family competence protein, protein MAARDLRGPALGLAAWVGGLLVLGVPPRAGWILAGLTLVVLGLVAHRKPELRRSVCTWVLVALAVAGAAALRVEGTRTGPVADLAEQRAAVTLRLRVTSDPVRLEGAYGAGVRLRATVLEVRRGDIALRVRSPVLVLADGSWSDVELGSELQARGRLAHVADGDLSALVSARGRPEVLREPGPLWRAAAVIRGGVRDAVADRGPPQRDLVPALVDGDDAGLPEQVQADFRVAGLTHLLAVSGTNLTLVVGVLLLVGKACGVRGRWLLVLGVFGIASFVLVARTEPSVVRAAAMGSVALLGFGSNGRDRGPRALGLAVLGLLLIDPWLATTVGFALSVLATAGILFLAPRWTAALSRWMPPWLAAAIAVPAAAQLACTPVVAAISGEVSLVAVLANLLAGPFVAPATVAGLIGGLLELVWHPLGAAVGWIAAACAATIIAIARHSAALATPAVSWGTGPLALAVLTVLCVAVAAWSGRLLARRTPSAVLSVGLAVVMLVPPPSPGWPPEGWVFAACDIGQGDGLVLNAGDGAAVVVDAGPDPASMDRCLDRLEIRRVPLVVLSHFHADHVDGLGGVYDGREVGEVDVTGLAEPLERVETVQEITGDRALVPAYGVTRQIGDVRLQVVGPVPGVEQHGSAADSGSGPNNASVVLVLDVRGVRMLLAGDVEPEAQRWLQRTLAGLTVDVLKVPHHGSRYQDTDWLASLGARVAVISVGADNDYGHPAQSTLDVLTATGAAVHRTDTDGDVVVVAGQDGLEVGTRK, encoded by the coding sequence GTGGCTGCGCGAGACCTGCGTGGTCCCGCTCTCGGGCTCGCGGCGTGGGTCGGCGGGCTCCTCGTCCTCGGCGTACCTCCTCGTGCCGGCTGGATCCTCGCCGGGCTGACTCTGGTGGTCCTCGGGCTGGTCGCGCACCGGAAGCCGGAGCTGCGCCGATCGGTGTGCACATGGGTGCTGGTGGCGCTCGCTGTCGCCGGGGCGGCGGCGCTGCGCGTGGAGGGCACCCGGACCGGTCCTGTCGCCGACCTCGCCGAGCAGCGGGCCGCGGTCACGCTCCGCCTGCGCGTCACCTCCGACCCGGTGCGGCTCGAGGGCGCCTATGGCGCCGGGGTCCGGCTGCGCGCCACCGTCCTGGAGGTACGCCGCGGCGACATCGCCCTGCGGGTCCGATCACCGGTGCTCGTCCTTGCAGACGGGTCCTGGAGCGACGTGGAGCTGGGCAGCGAGCTGCAGGCACGAGGCCGCCTGGCGCACGTCGCTGACGGCGACCTGAGCGCGTTGGTGAGTGCGCGGGGCCGGCCCGAGGTGCTGCGCGAGCCCGGTCCGCTGTGGCGGGCGGCCGCCGTCATCCGTGGGGGAGTCCGGGACGCCGTGGCTGATCGTGGTCCGCCGCAGCGCGACCTGGTCCCGGCCCTGGTCGATGGTGACGACGCAGGTCTTCCGGAGCAGGTGCAGGCAGACTTCCGGGTGGCTGGGCTCACCCACCTCCTCGCCGTCAGCGGCACCAACCTGACCCTGGTGGTGGGCGTCCTGCTGCTCGTGGGCAAGGCCTGCGGCGTGCGCGGGCGCTGGCTGCTGGTGCTGGGCGTCTTCGGCATCGCCAGCTTCGTGCTGGTGGCCCGCACCGAGCCGAGCGTGGTCCGGGCCGCCGCCATGGGCTCGGTGGCACTGCTCGGGTTCGGCAGCAACGGCCGCGACCGGGGCCCGCGTGCGCTGGGCCTGGCGGTGCTCGGGTTGTTGCTGATCGACCCGTGGCTGGCCACCACGGTCGGGTTCGCGCTGTCCGTGCTCGCGACCGCCGGCATCCTGTTCCTGGCCCCCAGGTGGACCGCGGCGCTGTCGCGCTGGATGCCACCGTGGCTCGCGGCGGCCATCGCTGTGCCTGCTGCGGCCCAGCTCGCGTGCACGCCGGTGGTCGCCGCGATCTCCGGTGAGGTCAGCCTGGTGGCGGTGCTGGCCAACCTGCTCGCCGGTCCGTTCGTCGCGCCCGCAACGGTGGCCGGCCTCATCGGTGGCCTGCTCGAGCTGGTCTGGCATCCGCTCGGCGCTGCGGTGGGCTGGATCGCAGCTGCGTGTGCCGCGACGATCATCGCGATCGCCCGGCACTCGGCCGCCCTGGCGACTCCAGCAGTGTCGTGGGGGACCGGACCGCTCGCCCTGGCGGTGCTGACCGTCCTGTGTGTGGCGGTCGCAGCCTGGTCGGGGCGGCTGCTCGCGCGGCGTACTCCGTCAGCGGTGCTGTCGGTCGGACTGGCCGTGGTCATGCTGGTGCCGCCGCCGAGTCCGGGCTGGCCACCGGAGGGGTGGGTCTTCGCGGCGTGTGACATCGGGCAGGGCGACGGCCTGGTGCTCAACGCGGGCGATGGTGCCGCGGTTGTCGTCGATGCCGGGCCCGATCCGGCGTCGATGGACCGATGCCTCGACCGGCTGGAGATCCGGCGGGTGCCGCTGGTCGTGCTCAGCCACTTCCACGCCGACCATGTCGACGGCCTCGGCGGGGTCTACGACGGACGCGAGGTCGGCGAGGTGGACGTGACCGGCCTGGCCGAACCCCTCGAGCGGGTGGAGACGGTCCAGGAGATCACCGGCGACCGTGCGCTGGTCCCGGCCTACGGCGTCACCAGGCAGATCGGTGACGTGAGGCTGCAGGTGGTCGGCCCCGTGCCGGGAGTCGAGCAGCACGGGTCCGCCGCGGACTCGGGAAGTGGACCGAACAATGCGTCGGTGGTGCTCGTGCTCGACGTGCGCGGAGTCCGGATGCTCCTGGCCGGGGACGTCGAGCCGGAGGCGCAGCGTTGGCTGCAGCGCACGCTGGCCGGCCTCACGGTCGACGTGTTGAAGGTGCCCCATCACGGCAGTCGCTACCAGGACACGGACTGGCTGGCCTCGCTCGGCGCCCGCGTCGCGGTGATCAGCGTGGGCGCGGACAACGACTACGGACACCCGGCGCAGAGCACGCTCGACGTGCTCACCGCGACAGGGGCCGCGGTGCATCGGACCGACACGGACGGGGACGTCGTGGTGGTCGCCGGACAGGACGGTCTGGAGGTCGGGACCCGGAAGTGA
- the holA gene encoding DNA polymerase III subunit delta, whose protein sequence is MAGPQVLGRVTLVTGPEEFLNERTVVTARAAVKAIDAEAEFSEARGGDLTLATLGELAAPSLFSSTRCIVVRQLEDVPDESVEGLLDYCASPVEEIALVLVHSGGQKGSGVLAKLRKIATVTEVKSAPLKASEFAGFAVSEARQHGARMDSEASAFLVQAVGQDLRSLSAAAHQLANDFPGEPLTIDKVKRYFGGRAEAKSFAVADAAFHGRRAAALEELRWALDNGTPAVLITSAFAGSVRGLAKFVGAPRGMREADLAREVGVPPWKLRTIKDQARSWSPGGLAGAIQAVAKADADIKGAASDAAYTLERLVLTVAALRDPR, encoded by the coding sequence ATGGCCGGACCGCAGGTGCTGGGCCGGGTCACGCTCGTGACCGGCCCGGAGGAGTTCCTCAACGAGCGCACGGTGGTCACCGCACGCGCCGCGGTGAAGGCGATCGATGCCGAGGCCGAGTTCTCCGAGGCCCGCGGCGGTGACCTGACGCTGGCGACGTTGGGCGAGCTCGCGGCTCCCTCGCTCTTCTCCAGCACGCGGTGCATCGTGGTGCGCCAGCTCGAGGACGTCCCCGACGAGTCGGTCGAGGGTCTCCTGGACTACTGCGCGTCTCCTGTCGAGGAGATCGCCCTCGTGCTGGTCCACTCCGGCGGACAGAAGGGTTCCGGCGTCCTGGCCAAGCTGCGCAAGATCGCCACCGTCACTGAGGTCAAGTCGGCTCCGTTGAAGGCGTCCGAGTTCGCCGGCTTCGCGGTCTCCGAGGCCCGCCAGCACGGTGCCCGCATGGACTCCGAGGCTTCCGCTTTCCTGGTCCAGGCCGTCGGTCAGGACCTGCGCTCGCTGTCTGCCGCCGCGCACCAGCTGGCCAACGACTTCCCCGGCGAGCCGCTGACCATCGACAAGGTCAAGCGCTACTTCGGCGGTCGGGCCGAGGCGAAGTCGTTCGCGGTCGCCGACGCTGCGTTCCACGGGCGGCGTGCGGCAGCGCTCGAGGAGCTCCGCTGGGCGCTCGACAACGGCACGCCTGCGGTCCTGATCACCTCTGCCTTCGCCGGTTCGGTCCGCGGCCTGGCGAAGTTCGTCGGCGCACCGCGCGGCATGCGCGAGGCCGACCTGGCCCGCGAGGTCGGTGTCCCGCCGTGGAAGCTGCGCACGATCAAGGACCAGGCACGCTCCTGGTCGCCCGGGGGACTGGCCGGCGCGATCCAGGCCGTGGCCAAGGCTGATGCGGACATCAAGGGCGCGGCCTCCGACGCGGCGTACACGTTGGAGCGCCTGGTCCTCACCGTCGCTGCCCTCCGCGACCCGCGCTGA
- the rpsT gene encoding 30S ribosomal protein S20, with protein sequence MANIKSQIKRNKQNEVARERNKSVKTGLKSAIRKFREAAEAGDKTAAAEAAQVALKKLDKAASKGVIHKNQAANRKSSIAKKAAAL encoded by the coding sequence GTGGCGAACATCAAGTCCCAGATCAAGCGCAACAAGCAGAACGAGGTTGCTCGCGAGCGCAACAAGTCGGTCAAGACCGGCCTGAAGTCCGCGATCCGCAAGTTCCGCGAGGCCGCCGAGGCCGGCGACAAGACCGCCGCCGCCGAGGCCGCTCAGGTTGCGCTCAAGAAGCTCGACAAGGCTGCGTCCAAGGGCGTCATCCACAAGAACCAGGCTGCCAACCGCAAGTCCTCGATCGCCAAGAAGGCCGCCGCTCTCTGA
- a CDS encoding phosphotransferase, whose protein sequence is MTPLPSVRTPDHPTARRITWPFLPADLRLEIGRRCGSPVVSAQACDVGFTPGFASVLTCEDGSRHFVKAASTKAQRGSSVSYRAEIDVLRRLHPSLPVPSLEWFIDDDWVVLSTTYVDGTLPRLPWSAADLTACLDALEHAAVLLTPVPVKATRVSAEFAAWPGYWEAVPHRGDLDHHAEASALAARFGEACAGETLVHTDIRADNLLVDTAGQAWIIDWTWPVEGADWLDTVTLLALARGDTDGSFDADALLAERRLTRGVPADDVDTWLALLAGYFLKSALDPVPVSAPHLRRYQQQVGDVLWDWLAARRGWS, encoded by the coding sequence GTGACCCCGCTCCCATCGGTCCGGACACCCGACCACCCCACGGCCCGCCGCATCACCTGGCCGTTCCTCCCTGCCGACCTGCGGCTCGAGATCGGTCGCCGTTGCGGTTCGCCGGTGGTCTCGGCCCAGGCCTGCGACGTGGGCTTCACCCCGGGGTTCGCATCGGTGCTGACCTGCGAGGACGGGTCCCGCCACTTCGTGAAGGCGGCCTCCACCAAGGCACAGCGCGGCTCGTCGGTCTCCTACCGCGCGGAGATCGACGTGCTCCGCCGGCTCCACCCCTCGTTGCCGGTGCCGTCGCTGGAGTGGTTCATCGACGACGACTGGGTCGTCCTCTCCACGACGTACGTCGACGGCACGCTGCCGCGCCTGCCCTGGTCGGCAGCCGACCTCACGGCCTGCCTGGATGCCCTCGAGCACGCAGCGGTGCTCCTCACCCCGGTGCCGGTCAAGGCCACCCGGGTGAGCGCCGAGTTCGCCGCCTGGCCGGGCTACTGGGAGGCGGTGCCCCACCGCGGCGACCTCGACCACCATGCCGAGGCGTCTGCCCTGGCCGCCAGGTTCGGCGAGGCGTGCGCCGGCGAGACGCTGGTCCACACCGACATCCGGGCCGACAACCTCCTCGTCGACACCGCCGGACAGGCCTGGATCATCGACTGGACCTGGCCGGTCGAGGGAGCGGACTGGCTCGACACCGTCACCTTGCTGGCTCTCGCCCGCGGCGATACGGACGGGTCGTTCGACGCCGACGCGCTGCTGGCAGAGCGGCGCCTGACCCGCGGCGTACCTGCCGACGACGTGGACACCTGGCTGGCCCTGCTCGCGGGCTACTTCCTCAAGTCGGCGCTCGACCCGGTCCCGGTCAGCGCCCCCCACCTCCGGCGTTACCAGCAGCAGGTGGGCGACGTACTGTGGGACTGGCTCGCAGCGCGACGTGGCTGGTCCTGA